The Thermodesulfobacteriota bacterium sequence GATTCCTCTGGTCCACCGGGGCGACCCGGGTGGCGTCGGCCGCTTCGTCCGGGAAGTAGGGGATCACTGGGATCCCCGCGGGGAGGCCGGCGACAACCCGGGTCCGTCGCTGCGCCCTGCCTTTGCGGGGAAGAGGGGGAGCCGGCTCGTCGGACTCGACAGAACCGAGGCGCGTGAGAAGCGGCCCGGACGCCCTTCGTCCGCAGTCCCGAAGCGCCCGGGAGGATGAGAAGATGAAGCGGATCAAGCAATGTTCGATCGCTGCGGTCCTGGGGTGCGTGCTCGCCGCGTGCGGGCACGCGCCCGCGACATCGGCCGACTCCCCCAACCCGGCACAGATGGTCAGGGCCAGGTGTACCGGCTGCCACCAGGTCGACGGCCAAGGGGGTACGGTCGGGCCCTCCCTCAACGCGATCGGCGCTCGCCTGGACGCCGAGCAGGTCCGCCAGAAACTGCTCAACCCACCTTCGGGCATGCCCTCCTACGAGGGCCTTCCCGCCGACCAGCTCGACGCCATCGCCACGTATGTCGCCGGCCTCGAGTAGCTCTTCCCCGCACCCGTGGGTTCGGTCTTTCCGGTCGCCCCCTGGCGGGACCTCCTGCCAGGCGGTAGTCGGCCAGCCGGTCCGGACTCCCGCGCCGGGAGAAGCACGCCTCCACGGCGCCCCGGATGTCCTCCCCCACCGCCTGCACCAACCGGCCCTCCGGGGTGCCCCGGACCACCCGTGCTCGGCGGGGAAGCTCTCGTACTGCTGGAAGCTGGTGGCCAGCAGGGCGCTCTCGGGCACCAGGCTCAGCGGGTCGCGGCCGGTGATGGGGACCTGGCTGCAGGAGCCGAGGGCGAGGGCCAGGAGGGGGAGGAGGCGGCGCAGGGAGGACAGGTCCTTACAGGCACACCAGCAACTGCCCGCGGACGAAGGAGCTCAGCGCCTCGTCCGCGCGGCCGAGCAGCCTTCCCACGACGGCCTGCCGGCGCGGTGGAAAGAGCTCCGCCACGCGGTCGTAGATGCGATCGAAGATCAGGAGGAGGTAGAAGGCGAACACCGGAATGAAGGACAGACCCGTGAGGCAGGGGTCCGGTGCGCTCCGCTGCGCGGAGCACACCCGGGAGACCCGTCCGGCGGTAGAAGAAGCCCCGGGAACGACGCTAGCTCCGGGGGGGGGCGCCGGGCCCCGCGCCCCCCCGCCACACCGAGGGCGGGGAATTTGGGTGCGGTCGAGGACCGCGCCGCGGCCGGGAGACTCCTGGCCGGGGCCCTTCGCCATTATACGGAACGCGCTACCCCGGCGAGTTCGCCGACCTATAGTCTATCCGTGACAAACGATTCATGCTGCATCGCCAACGAAAGGAGGGTTCTACATGAGTGCAAGCTTCCGCTACACCCGTCTTTCCAAGGATGAGGCAGCACTACTGCTGGTGGACCATCAGTCGGGGCTCATCTCGCTCGTCCAGGACTTCTCTCCTGGCGAGTTCAAGAACAATGTCCTGGCGGTCGCCGCGGCCGGCGCGTATTTCAAACTGCCCACGATCTTGACAACCAGCTTTGAAAGCGGCCCCAATGGCCCTCTGGTTCCGGAACTCAAAGAAACCTTTCCGGATGCACCGTACATTGCGCGTCCGGGGCAAATCAATGCATGGGACAACAACGACTTTGTCAATGCTGTCAAGAAGACCGGCCGCAAACAGCTGATTATCGCCGGAGTAGTAACCGAGGTTTGTG is a genomic window containing:
- the ycaC gene encoding isochorismate family cysteine hydrolase YcaC: MSASFRYTRLSKDEAALLLVDHQSGLISLVQDFSPGEFKNNVLAVAAAGAYFKLPTILTTSFESGPNGPLVPELKETFPDAPYIARPGQINAWDNNDFVNAVKKTGRKQLIIAGVVTEVCVAFPALSAAEEGYEVFVVTDASGTFNEVTRHTAWLRMQAAGVQLINWFAMACELHRDWRNDIEGLGSLLSNHIPNYRNLMTSYFVRA
- a CDS encoding cytochrome c; the protein is MKRIKQCSIAAVLGCVLAACGHAPATSADSPNPAQMVRARCTGCHQVDGQGGTVGPSLNAIGARLDAEQVRQKLLNPPSGMPSYEGLPADQLDAIATYVAGLE